The following coding sequences lie in one Rutidosis leptorrhynchoides isolate AG116_Rl617_1_P2 chromosome 4, CSIRO_AGI_Rlap_v1, whole genome shotgun sequence genomic window:
- the LOC139843021 gene encoding secreted RxLR effector protein 161-like, which produces MHDPREQHMHALKRIIRYIQGTTNLGLQLYASSSNTLVSYFDADWAGCPTTRRSTSGYCVFLGNNLLSWSSKRQLTPSLSSAEAEYRGVANAVAKTCWVRNLLRKLHCPLTLATLVYCVNGQVRVLHVPFRYQFADIFTKGLPFALFDEYRSSLSVRSLILCQKGK; this is translated from the exons ATGCATGATCCACGAGAGCAACACATGCACGCCCTCAAAAGGATCATTCGGTACATTCAGGGAACCACTAACCTTGGTCTCCAGTTATATGCATCTTCTTCCAACACATTAGTTTCTTACTTTGACGCTGATTGGGCGGGCTGCCCCACTACTAGACGATCAACATCTGGCTACTGCGTTTTTCTCGGCAACAACCTCCTCTCTTGGTCGTCTAAGCGGCAACTCACGCCCTCTCTCTCCAGTGCAGAAGCAGAGTATCGTGGGGTTGCCAATGCAGTTGCTAAGACTTGTTGGGTTCGTAATCTTCTTCGAAAGCTACATTGTCCACTCACCTTAGCAACTCTAGTATATTGTGTTAAT GGACAGGTTCGGGTCTTACATGTTCCGTTCAGATATCAGTTTGCCGACATCTTCACTAAGGGTCTCCCGTTTGCATTATTTGATGAGTACAGGTCCAGTTTGAGCGTCCGGAGTTTGATTCTCTGTCAAAAAGGCAAATGA